A genomic stretch from Aminobacter aminovorans includes:
- a CDS encoding 4-aminobutyrate--2-oxoglutarate transaminase, protein MKNAEISQRKMQTIARGVGMTTQVYADRAENSEIWDVEGRRYIDFSSGIAVVNTGHRHPRVIEAVKAQLDRFTHTCHQVVPYESYVRLGERLNTIAPMKGDKRTIFVTTGAEAVENAIKIARNATGRQAVIAFAGGFHGRTFMGMALTGKVQPYKAGFGAMPGDVFHAPFPVPLHGVTVADALAALDRLFKADVDPARVAAIIIEPVQGEGGFYEVPRDFMTALRKICDQHGMLLIADEVQTGFARTGKMFAMNHHDVAPDLMTMAKSLAGGFPLAAVTGRAELMDAPNPGGLGGTYGGSPIGVAAAHAVLDVIEDEKLCDRANQLGARLKQRLESLRDEVPEITDIRGPGFMNAVEFNDVKTKLPSADFANAVRLKALDKGLILLTCGIHGNVIRFLAPITIQDDVMTEALDILEASIREVRA, encoded by the coding sequence ATGAAAAACGCCGAAATTTCACAGCGCAAGATGCAGACCATCGCTCGCGGCGTCGGCATGACGACGCAGGTCTATGCCGACCGCGCCGAGAACTCCGAAATCTGGGATGTCGAAGGCCGCCGCTACATCGACTTCTCCTCCGGTATCGCCGTGGTCAACACCGGCCACCGCCATCCGCGCGTCATCGAGGCGGTCAAGGCGCAGCTCGACCGCTTCACCCACACCTGCCACCAGGTCGTGCCCTATGAGAGTTATGTCAGGCTCGGCGAGAGGCTGAATACAATCGCCCCGATGAAGGGCGACAAGCGTACGATCTTCGTGACAACTGGCGCGGAAGCGGTCGAAAACGCCATCAAGATCGCCCGCAACGCCACCGGCCGCCAGGCTGTCATTGCTTTTGCCGGTGGCTTTCACGGCCGCACCTTCATGGGCATGGCGCTGACCGGCAAGGTGCAGCCTTACAAGGCAGGCTTCGGTGCCATGCCAGGTGATGTCTTCCACGCGCCTTTTCCAGTGCCGCTGCATGGCGTAACGGTGGCCGATGCGCTGGCAGCGCTCGACCGGCTGTTCAAGGCCGACGTCGATCCGGCCCGGGTCGCCGCCATCATCATCGAGCCGGTGCAGGGCGAAGGCGGCTTCTATGAGGTGCCGCGTGACTTCATGACGGCGCTGCGCAAGATCTGCGACCAGCACGGCATGCTCCTCATCGCCGACGAAGTGCAGACCGGCTTTGCCCGTACCGGCAAGATGTTCGCCATGAATCATCACGACGTCGCCCCCGATCTGATGACGATGGCGAAGAGCCTCGCCGGCGGCTTCCCGCTCGCCGCCGTCACCGGCCGGGCCGAGCTGATGGACGCGCCCAATCCGGGCGGCCTCGGCGGCACCTATGGCGGCAGCCCGATCGGCGTCGCGGCGGCGCATGCCGTGCTCGACGTCATCGAGGACGAGAAGCTCTGCGACCGCGCCAACCAGCTCGGCGCGCGGCTCAAGCAGCGGCTGGAATCGCTGCGCGACGAGGTGCCCGAAATCACCGACATCCGCGGCCCCGGTTTCATGAACGCGGTCGAGTTCAACGACGTGAAGACCAAACTGCCGTCGGCCGACTTCGCCAACGCCGTCAGGCTCAAGGCGCTCGACAAGGGCCTGATC
- a CDS encoding YciI family protein has protein sequence MLYAILCYNNEDVVCAWSKEQDDEVMARLQVVTGKLRDQGRLGPVARLMPTTAATTLRKTKDEPLVIDGPFAETKEQFLGFYVVDCATLDDAVAVAKDLAEANPGGGSYELRPIGAFFPGKEAV, from the coding sequence ATGCTCTACGCCATCCTTTGCTACAACAACGAAGACGTCGTCTGCGCCTGGTCCAAGGAGCAGGACGACGAGGTGATGGCGCGCCTGCAGGTCGTCACCGGCAAGCTGCGCGACCAGGGCAGGCTCGGACCGGTCGCCCGGCTGATGCCGACGACGGCCGCCACCACCTTGCGCAAGACCAAGGACGAACCGCTGGTCATCGACGGGCCCTTCGCCGAAACCAAGGAGCAGTTTCTCGGTTTCTACGTCGTCGACTGTGCAACGCTCGACGATGCCGTTGCCGTGGCCAAGGACCTGGCGGAAGCCAATCCTGGCGGCGGCTCTTACGAACTGCGCCCGATCGGCGCATTTTTCCCCGGAAAAGAGGCAGTATGA